CCCACTGCCCGGCTGCTTGGTTGACTGTAGCTGTAGCCCCCGGGGTTTGTGGTGCTGGCGGGTGGGCAGGGCAGACTGAAGGACAGACTGTGGTTTGGGAGCTGCTCAAGAACACAGCTCCCTTCTCTTCTGGGGTGTTTGTAGGGCAGGCCCTTCTCCAGGTAGGCCCGGCTCTGCCCATATCTCCTTGCAGTAGGCACAGCTTCAGGACCAACTCTGGGCTCCACTCTTCTTTCCACACGACCACTGCCCTGATCTTGCCTGAGTAGCCCACCATGCAGGGAGCAAGGGGCGGGTCTCTGGGTACTAACTGCACGGTGACCCCTACCCCATCTGATGCCAATTGGGTGGGGCTTTCCTGGCTGCTGACTGCACGtgcctgaggctgccctgggccatgcacacatgcacgcgcACACGCCAAGGGTGAGTGGAGGCCATCACAGCTATTTGTACTGTTTAAGGCAGAAGGGGCAGCAGCCATCCCAGACAAGACTCTCAGCAGGTGTAGCTGAGAGCTCCTGGATGCTGATTTGTGGCACCAGAGCCTCTTGCTTGTCCCCACTAACTCCAGCCCTCCATTTGTTCCTCCATGTCTCAACAGTGCTGGCCTGTGGGCGGCCCCAAGCAACAGCTGTTTACAAGGTGTCAGAATACGCGCGGCGTTTTGGTGTTCCTGTCATCGCTGATGGAGGAATCCAAAATGTGGGCCATATTGCCAAAGCTTTGGCCCTTGGAGCCTCCACAGGTGAGACCCAACACTCAGGAAGCCTGGTGGGACTCCTTCCCTAATGCCATCCAGGGTCTTCCCCCAGCACTCCTTCTGTCCATAGTTATGATGGGCTCCCTTCTGGCTGCTACCACTGAGGCCCCTGGCGAGTACTTCTTCTCTGATGGAATCCGGCTAAAGAAATACCGTGGCATGGGTTCTCTCGATGCCATGGACAAGCATCTCAGCAGCCAGAACCGATATTTCAGGTGGGACAGGCAGGTCAGTTACCTCATGCTAATCTTGTACCAGCACCATCATCCATATTTTGACTTTGCCCATGtttccctgcctctcctgcagTGAAGCAGACAAAATCAAGGTGGCCCAGGGGGTGTCTGGGGCTGTTCAGGATAAAGGATCCATCCACAAATTTGTTCCCTACTTGATTGCTGGCATCCAGCACTCCTGCCAGGATATTGGTGCCAAGAGTCTGACCCAAGTCCGGTAAGCCTAGGGAGCTGGGACCTTGGGTAGAGGGGCTGGCCCAGGGCCAGCTGTCCACATCTGACATATGCCCCTCTTCAGAGCCATGATGTATTCTGGGGAGCTCAAGTTTGAGAAGAGAACATCCTCAGCCCAGGTGGAAGGTGGTGTTCACAGCCTCCATTCGTAAGTGGCCAACCCTCTctactcctctgtccttgggatagAGGTCTCTCCCCTGCCTCCATCCTCTTGCCCTCATTTCACAGCTGGTTCTTCTGCCAACAGGTATGAGAAGCGTCTTTTCTGAAAAGGGATTATACAGCATACCCCGTCAATTTTtcaataaaagtttgaaaaaaagtgaTGCCTGATCTTTGAGGTCAACAAGCAGGTGGGGCTCTGCAGCTGCTGCtgtcacagacacacaaacacacaacactGCCCTTCCAGAGAAAGCCTCTGGCCTTGAGATAAGGATGCTCTAAGGACCTGGAAGTGGGGGTTCCTAACCAGATTCAAAAAGCTCCTCCTAGGGTAGCTCAAAAGGCAGTTCAAACCAGCTCTGGCACCCAAGAGTTTAGTCTCACACTGAGAACTGACTCTGGGCATTTACAGAGGGTCGTGGAAAAGTCCATGGGGCTTTGGACTGGCATCCACAGGACCTCCTGCTAGCTCAAAGTTTGGCCACATGGGACCAGGTTTAGACCCACATATGTGTTCTCTGaaccttccctgatggctcagttggtagagtctgcctgcaatgtgggtgacccaggttctatccctgggtggggaagatctcttggagaaggaaatgacaacccactccagtattcttgcctggagaattccatgaacagagcctggtgggctccagtccatggggtcacaaagagttggacacgactgggtgactaacactttcgcttttcatGTATTCTCTAATGTAAATCTCTAAGGGACGTTGTGGAGGAAGCACAGAGTTCCCCTCAAATCTGTATGTGAGCAAGTAGACAGACCTACAGTTTAGAACAGGTGCCCTTATTGCCCCCTGGCCTCTCAGAGGCCAAGCCATGACCCCCTGGTTCGTTTACAACCCATTCCAAGAACCCATTGAGCCAACAGCTTCTGGCCAGCAACATACCTAGTACAAAATCAGACAAGTGGCTTAAATTATTAATTTGCTGGCAAGCAAAACAAGTCTTACAGTGCCAAAGGGTAGGGGCTAGTGAAAGCTTTGGGCACCCCTGCATTCTGCAGAAGGTGACAAGGCCCTCCTGGACAAGTTAGGTTAAGTTCTGGTGGTTCATTCTGCAGCTTGGGCCTGAGATGTGAGTGCAGTCCCTCCAAGTGGGGGAATGAGAGCAGCTCCTGTCACTCGGCCTTCATGACAGAGGAAGTTGAAAGTGGCACAGgcattgggctgcaaagagaaaGCTAGCGTCAGCCGGGCCAGGGCTCAGCCTGGGCTCCCCTCCCCGTTCCCCAGTCCCAGACATACTGTGTCCTGCACCTCCACAGCGATGCCCCTCTGCCTCATGGCTCGCAGCACGTGGGGCTGCAGCCGCTCAGTCCGGTCTCCAGTGCCTACCACAACAATCTCTAGGAAAGGAAGGGCAGGGCTAGTCTACAACCAGCTCGGTCGAGAGGGTGCCTTTCTGGGGCTCAGCACTtcagccctcccctcctccaataCCTATCCGGGGCTCCAGCATCCAAAAGAGAGAGAAGCTTTCCTCGGTGATGTCCTGATAGGAACCTACCTGTGTGGGGAGGCGGCAAGTTAAATACAAGCCCACGTAGGTTTCCCCAGAGACCCTCTACCTGCTCCAGAGCGGGATGAAAGAAAAGCCAGGTTTGCTAGGGACAGGCAGGCCCGTGACTCCGGCTCTCGGTTTCCTCACTGTAGGGAAGCGCTCACGTTCCACTGCACCACTGACTGCGGAAGGAGCGCGCAAGGTCCAAACACGCGATTCCCGTTCACCACGAAGCCGCGGCTGCTGTAGCTATCGATGTACATGGAGAGCGGGGACTCGCGCTGCAGCAGTGAGATGCGCGTCCGTTGATACAGCTCGTCATCCGCCGGCGTGAGCCGATGCCCCCGCCGCGGGGCCCTGCGGAGAGGTACTGTCAGGGGGCCGGGAATGGCCGGCCGTGGGGCAGGTGGTCAGGGACACCGCATCCGGGCTCACCATGGCAGCTCCGCGGGCGGACAGCGAAGCGCGGGTCGCGCGCGGTACAGGTTGCGAAGCACAAACGCTGCGGCCATGGCGGACCGGCGCGCAGGGAGGCTGCCGCAGGGTCAACGGGGTCGTGGCGTCCCCAGCCTAGCGCGGTTGCAGCGCCCCCAGCGTCGCGGAGGACACCGCGCGGCTCGGCCGGCCCAGCGCGGTAGAAGGGAGGGAGCGGGCCAGGGGCCTCCGTCCCAGGAGGCCGCGTCCCCCAGCGCGGCTCCGGTGTCAGCACCTGCCGTCCGCCCCGCCCCGGGCGCCCGCAGGCCGTCCTGGGGGAGCCGGACACCTGGAAGCGCGGCCGGTCTCAGGGTACTGCCTGGTCCCCAGCTCTCAGCCATTACGCCGGGCTCCCAGGGCCGTGGGAGGGCGGCCGAGCACCTGTTGGAGTCGCGCACACCTGGCCTGGGCGTGGCGCCCGCCCACACCCCGCCAGCCTCTAATCCCAGCTTTAGAGCTTCGGGTTCCGAGGCCCGGGCGGGCAGCTCAGGTTTCCGTCGCTCGCCCCCCGAGTCCCGCCCCTCCCTAACCGTCACCCGCGCGACCGTTGGCGTCGCGGCCGCGAGTCGCACGGGGCGTGGCTGAGCCTGGATTGGCTTCTCCGGAGCCCGAAGGGGCGTGGCTGGGGGTTTCGCCTTAAAATGGCTCCAACTCTGCGGCCGGAGCAAGCGGAAGGGGACGCGTTGGTCGGGAACTTCAAGCGGCTCTTCGTTACTAGCGGGTCAAACCGGACCAGACGGTGAAGCAGACAGCGGCTGGAGCCTCGCCCCGTTGTCGCGCACTTCGCTCGCGCTCCGAGAATCCCGTGCCCCGCGTCTTGAGCCGAATCAGAAGGCCTACTGGCGTGAAAATCGCTGGCGCCCGCGCAGGTTCCGGCATCTCCGCGCGCCCACCGTGTGTTGGTCTCAGGGGCACGTTGCCGCGTCTCCTACCCGCTGGGCCGGGCTGGCGGGAGGCTCGGCACAACCGAGGATGGTCTCAATGGGTTTCCGGGAGTCCCGTCGCTGCAGTGCGGGCCCACGGGGCCTCTAGCGCTCCGGGTACTGGCAGCGTCACCGGACAAAGGGCCCTGGGTGCGGGGGAGTCCCCGAGGAGGGTTTACTTCCTCTCCGACCCCACGGGCGCGCTTCCCTCTTGACTGATCCCGAAGCCCGCCCCACTGCCGTCACTACAGTGGCTCTGACGGCATGGGACCAACAGGGCTAATTCTACCCTGCGGATCTAATCCGAATCGAGACCTGGTCCCAGGGaaggacacccccccccccacacacacacacctgttgtTTGGGGGCCTAGGTGAGCGGCTTTTTCCCATTCGTCTTGGTTTCACCGTCTACTCCTGGGTCCGCCTCCTGGGAtaggaatgggggggggggttgatTTCCCTAGGGAGAAGGATAATCCTCTCAAACcgccctcccgcctccccccgccctccccgccccgccatGGCTGGACAGCGGGCAACGGAATCCCAAAAGCAGCTGTTGTCTCCAGAGCATTCCAGCTGCGCTTGGATTTCGTTCCCTGCTCTCCTGCCTGAGCAGCGTCCCGACCCAGGTGGGATAGGCTAGCCCCTGACCCCCAGACATACTTTATTGGGTCGCTCTGGTTTCCGTCTCTTTCTCAGGTGTGCCCTCAAGCTGGAAGTGACAGGCGTAGACGTCAGAGAGCCGAGGCAGTGGCCACCTTTGGAGCCCGAGATAGCATTGGCGAGGGAGGGAGGACCCAGGGCCTCCGGATAGGGCTGCAATGGCGGTGAGTCCCACAGGGCCGCCTCAGCCCGCAGCTCGCTAAAGATAGCCCTTCACTTCCTGGGGTAAAACCACCGCCAACCGTCTTAATGCACTTAGAGTAGCTGAAGTCCCCATCTTGGCCTCCAGACCCCCAATCGTGTTAGCAGCCATCCCCTGGTCGTGCTCGTGAGGCATGGAAAGCGCTTTGGAATGACACGATCACTCCCGTTGAGTGGGCACCCAAGAAGCCATCGGGAATGTCGTGTCCGCCCAGTGCTCTTTCGGAGCTTCCCACGGGGCCTTGCAGCCCTAGCCCAGAAGGGGGTCTTGCCAAGCTTTTCTTGCCTCTAGGTTCCTCTGTATTCTGAACTGTTTACTCACTGCTCCGGGGCAGAGACCGGGGGTTGGGTGTCAGTGCTCTGCTGCAGTGTTCTAGTGCCTCACGTCCCATCCctattaaaagagagaaaagggcttAAGTGAAGACATTGAGAAGCCCTgatgggaaggaggaaagaggtAGGAGTTGGACGCTCAGAGAACTGTTCTTAAGCTGGGTCCTCTCAGGTCACATTGTTTATTTGACCCACAATGGCTCATAGTCTAAACCAGGAAATGGGAGGGTCCTTGTTACAGTACAGCAGGTTAAAGGAGAAGCATTAAAAGCTTCTGGAAACTATTATGATGGTTCTAATTATTCAAGattcaagagaagagaaacagcaaTTCTCTCAGAGTGGACACATTAGGAGTAAAAGACAACCCCTATCTCAAAGGAAGGAATGCTTGCAAATAACCTGAAACTGAGGAACACAAATTCCCTTTAAAATTGTGACTTTTCTTCAGTAGGTCATGAAAGTGTCTTTTATGCTACCTGCCCTATTTCAGAATCCACTTGTAACTCTAGGCGTTTTgatcatgtgtgcttagtcactagtcctgtccgactctctgtgaccccatggactgtggcccgccatctggtccatggggattctccaggcaagaaaactggagtgggttgctatttccttctccactgatcATGTGTACATGGAGGAAATGAAACGTTATACAAATAACATAGATGTAAGAGAGACAACCCTGCCTGGGCCCCACCGGGTTGCGTGGATTCTTTCCCTTGTTGCGACTGCGGGCAACAGCGAGAGACCCCAAGTCCGGAGTAGACCCCGAGATTTCTTACCCTAGTCCGGACCAGTCAGGTGGACCACGCGGGGGTAGGGTTGGGGCCATGGAGCGAGCGCAACTGTCCACTGTCCACTCGGGAGTCCCTGCCTCCCCGCCCCAACCAATTGGCCTTCCCGGAAATCCCGCCTCGATGTTTTGCTTCCGGTCCCGCCTGCCCCTTCCGGTAGCCATGCGCCTCGGGGTAGAGGAGACGCTGGGAGCCCTGAACTCAGCCTTGGGGGCTGGCGGCCCAGTGTGGTTCAAGGAGACGCACGCCCGCCACTTGCGTGCCCGAGACTTCTTGGCACCGCGCCGCGCACTGCAGGCGCGCTTTGGGGACGACCAGGTAGGCTCGCGCATGGCGGGGACGTGGGCGGGAGACAGGTGGGAGCGCAGCGGCCCGCTCACCTGCCTGGCTTCCCGCAGGTGCCCGAGGGCGTGGTTCACGCCATCGTTGGTCTACAGGGTCCCGGCGTGGCCCCGGTGCTGCGCTGCGCGCCGACCCCCGCGGGGCTGGCGCTTCAGCTGCAGCGGTCCGCAGTCTTCGAGCGCGTGCTCTGTTCCGTGGCCGCCTATATCGAGCCCGCCGCCCTCACCACCCCTACCCCGCGCGTCGTCTTGCACTGCCCGGCGCTGCGCGGCAGCCCCAGCGCCCTCCGCCTGAGCCAGCTCCGTGCCGTGCTCGTGGCGGACCACCTGGCGCGAGTTCTGCAAGCTCACAGGTGAGTGAGGGCGGGCCCAGAACGAAGGTGCGCGATGGCTTCAGGCGGGGGCGGGCTGCGCCGCTGCGAGTGGGAAGTCAGGTGCTCAGGCTGAGGCGGCCGCCTCGCTTCACAGGGTGAGTGTGCGCCGAGTCCCCGCTGTGCGGGACCCGCACATGCCGACCTTCCTGCAGCAACTGCGGGTGGACTGGCCCGCGGTCTCAGAGAAAGCCACGACGGAAGCCCTGAGGAATCGCACGATTGCAGAGCTCTCCGCTGCCCGTGATGCTGGAGCCCTGCCCCCTGACATCCTGGGTCGAGTGTGCCTGAAGGAACTGATGG
This genomic stretch from Muntiacus reevesi chromosome 4, mMunRee1.1, whole genome shotgun sequence harbors:
- the NDUFAF3 gene encoding NADH dehydrogenase [ubiquinone] 1 alpha subcomplex assembly factor 3 isoform X1 — protein: MAAAFVLRNLYRARPALRCPPAELPWAPRRGHRLTPADDELYQRTRISLLQRESPLSMYIDSYSSRGFVVNGNRVFGPCALLPQSVVQWNVGSYQDITEESFSLFWMLEPRIEIVVVGTGDRTERLQPHVLRAMRQRGIAVEVQDTPNACATFNFLCHEGRVTGAALIPPLGGTALTSQAQAAE
- the NDUFAF3 gene encoding NADH dehydrogenase [ubiquinone] 1 alpha subcomplex assembly factor 3 isoform X2 is translated as MAAAFVLRNLYRARPALRCPPAELPWAPRRGHRLTPADDELYQRTRISLLQRESPLSMYIDSYSSRGFVVNGNRVFGPCALLPQSVVQWNVGSYQDITEESFSLFWMLEPRIEIVVVGTGDRTERLQPHVLRAMRQRGIAVEPNACATFNFLCHEGRVTGAALIPPLGGTALTSQAQAAE